In Bubalus bubalis isolate 160015118507 breed Murrah chromosome 3, NDDB_SH_1, whole genome shotgun sequence, a genomic segment contains:
- the CREB3 gene encoding cyclic AMP-responsive element-binding protein 3, translating to MSHMELALDPGDHDLLGFLLEESGGLGAASDKALTSPPDWELPLSESLSDWDVEDFLSCLPSPPAALNVFSSSDPCLVQHDHTYSLSQEHVSIDLDNESYEKEGAQMTPLRVEEPADQEIATLILTEEEKRLLEKEGLTLPGMLPLTKMEEQVLKRVRRKIRNKKSAQESRRKKKVYVGGLESRVLKYTAQNLELQNKVQVLEEQNLSLLDQLRRLQAMVIQTANKASSSSTCVLVLLFSFCLLLVPAMYSSDTRGSLPAEHRVLSRQLRALPSEDPLQLEPPALQSEVPKDSLDPELQAASNSCCLFHLMPQAPRAEPPLQLPLPDGFSECSCPDSISPLHANLTREEGWLPTPSPTSVILQGRYSG from the exons ATGTCTCATATGGAGCTGGCGTTGGACCCGGGTGACCATGACCTGCTAGGCTTTCTGCTAGAAGAAAGCGGTGGTTTGGGTGCGGCGTCCGACAAGGCCTTGACGTCTCCGCCGGATTGGGAGCTGCCACTTTCTGAG TCTCTGAGCGACTGGGACGTGGAGGATTTCCTGAGCTGCCTGCCGAGTCCCCCAGCAGCGTTGAACGTTTTCAGCAGCTCTGACCCCTGTCTTGTCCAGCATGACCACACCTATTCTCTGTCACAAGAGCATGTCTCCATAGATCTAG ATAATGAGAGCTATGAAAAAGAGGGGGCTCAGATGACTCCACTGCGTGTGGAGGAGCCGGCAGATCAG GAGATTGCTACGCTGATACTGACTGAGGAGGAGAAAAGGCTGTTGGAGAAGGAGGGGCTTACTTTGCCTGGGATGCTTCCGCTCACTAAG ATGGAGGAACAAGTTCTGAAACGGGTGCGGAGGAAGATTCGAAACAAAAAGTCTGCTCAAGAGAGCCGCAGGAAGAAGAAGGTGTATGTTGGGGGTTTAGAAAGCAG GGTCCTGAAATACACAGCCCAGAATCTGGAGCTACAGAACAAAGTACAGGTCCTGGAGGAACAGAATCT GTCCCTTTTGGATCAGCTGAGGAGACTCCAGGCCATGGTGATTCAGACAGCAAACaaagccagcagcagcagcacctgtgtCTTG GTTCTACTGTTCTCCTTCTGTCTCCTCCTGGTACCTGCTATGTACTCCTCGGACACAAGGGGGAGCCTGCCGGCTGAGCACAGAG TGTTGTCCCGTCAGCTTCGTGCCCTCCCCAGCGAGGACCCCCTGCAGCTGGAGCCACCTGCCCTGCAGTCAGAGGTACCAAAGGACAGCTTGGACCCTGAGCTCCAGGCTGCTAGCAACTCTTGCTGCCTCTTCCATCTCATGCCCCAGGCTCCTAGAGCAGAGCCTCCCCTGCAATTGCCACTGCCTGATGGTTTCTCAGAGTGCTCCTGCCCAGATTCCATATCTCCCCTGCATGCAAATCTCACAAGAGAGGAAGGATGGCTCCCTACTCCCAGCCCCACATCTGTTATCTTGCAGGGCAGATACTCAGGCTAG
- the GBA2 gene encoding non-lysosomal glucosylceramidase, whose translation MGTGVPASEQTSCAKGDPQASCPENGTEAVQVTDCPIPEDSQPQHEQGYSSAEDSGQLMASYEGKAQGYQVPPFGWRICLAHEFAEKRKPLNANDISLSNLIKHLGMGLRYLQWWYRKTQVEKKKPFIDLINSVPLRQIYGCPLGGIGGGTITRGWRGQFCRWQLNPGMYQHQTVIANQFTVCLRRRGQTVYQQVLSVERPSVLRSWNWGLCGYFAFYHALYPRAWTVYQLPGQNVTLTCRQITPILPHDYQDSSLPVGVFVWDVENEGDEALEVSIMFSMRNGLGGEDDAPGGLWNEPFCLERDGETVQGLLLHHPTPPNPYTMAVAARLSADTTVTHLTAFDPDSAGQQVWQDLLLDGQLDSLAGKSLPSQKGVGIAGAVCVSGKLPPRGRHRLEFSLAWDMPRIMFGAKGQVYYRRYTRFFGPDGDAAPALSHYALRHYADWEEKISAWQSPVLEDRSLPAWYKSALFNELYFLADGGTVWLEVPEDSLPEELVGSMGQLRPLLQEYGRFAYLEGQEYRMYNTYDVHFYASFALIMLWPKLELSLQYDMALATLREDLTQRRFLMSGVTAPVKRRNVIPHDVGDPDDEPWLRINAYEIHDTGDWKDLNLKFVLQVYRDYYLTGDQCFLRDMWPVCLAVMESEMKFDKDHDGLIENGGYADQTYDGWVTTGPSAYCGGLWLAAVAVMVQMAALCGAQEAQNKFSSILSRGQEAYDRLLWNGRYYNYDCSSQPQSYSIMSDQCAGQWFLRASGLGEGDSEVFPTQQVVRALQTIFEFNVQAFAGGAMGAVNGMQPRGVPDTSSIQSDEVWVGVVYGLAATMIQEGLTWEGFRTAEGCYRTVWERLGLAFQTPEAYCQRRVFRSLAYMRPLSIWAMQLALQQQQQHKKASGPISKRATGLCTRPKHGPKEAMANPSPE comes from the exons CTGTGCCAAAGGGGATCCACAGGCTTCTTGCCCTGAAAATGGCACGGAGGCTGTGCAGGTTACAGACTGTCCAATCCCTGAGGACAGTCAACCCCAGCATGAACAGGGTTACAGCAGTGCGGAGGACTCCGGGCAGCTGATGGCTTCCTACGAGGGGAAAGCTCAGGGCTACCAGGTGCCTCCCTTTGGCTGGCGCATCTGCCTGGCTCACGAGTTTGCAGAGAAGAGGAAACCCTTAAATGCCAATGACATCTCGCTGAGCAACCTGATAAAGCACTTGGGCATGGGCTTGAG GTACTTGCAGTGGTGGTACCGGAAGACCCAGGTGGAAAAGAAGAAACCTTTCATCGACCTCATCAACTCTGTGCCCCTGAGACAGATCTACG GTTGTCCCTTGGGTGGCATTGGGGGAGGCACTATCACCAGAGGCTGGAGAGGCCAGTTCTGTCGTTGGCAGCTTAATCCTGGAATGTACCAGCACCAGACAGTCATCGCTAACCAA TTCACAGTGTGTTTGCGCCGGAGAGGACAGACGGTGTACCAGCAAGTCCTGTCGGTGGAGCGCCCAAGTGTCCTGCGCAGCTGGAACTGGGGTCTGTGTGGGTACTTTGCATTCTACCACGCCCTCTATCCCAGAGCCTGGACTGTCTATCAGCTTCCTGGCCAGAACGTCACCCTCACCTGCCGCCAGATCACACCCATCTTACCCCATGACTACCAG GACAGCAGCCTGCCTGTAGGAGTCTTTGTGTGGGATGTGGAAAATGAAGGGGATGAAGCCCTGGAAGTGTCCATCATGTTCTCTATGCGGAACGGACTTGGTGGTGAAGACGACGCCCCCGGGGGGTTGTGGAATGAGCCCTTCTGTCTGGAGCGTGATGGGGAGACTGttcaggggctgctgctgcatcaTCCAACCCCCCCGAATCCTTACACCATGGCTGTGGCTGCAAGACTCTCG GCAGACACAACGGTAACCCACCTTACAGCCTTTGACCCTGACAGCGCCGGGCAGCAGGTGTGGCAGGATCTACTTCTGGATGGACAGCTGGACTCCCTCGCTG GAAAAAGTCTCCCTTCGCAGAAAGGAGTGGGCATCGCTGGGGCTGTGTGTGTTTCGGGCAAGCTGCCACCACGAGGCCGGCACCGCTTAGAGTTCTCACTGGCTTGGGACATGCCCAGAATCATGTTTGGAGCAAAGGGCCAGGTCTACTACAG GCGGTACACGAGGTTCTTTGGCCCAGACGGTGATGCAGCACCCGCCCTCAGCCACTATGCCCTGAGGCACTATGCCGACTGGGAAGAGAAGATCTCGGCTTGGCAGAGCCCGGTACTGGAGGACAG aTCCTTGCCTGCCTGGTACAAATCTGCACTGTTCAATGAACTTTACTTCCTGGCTGACGGGGGCACAGTATGGCTGGAAGTTCCTGAAGACTCCCTgccagaggagctggtgggcagcATGGGCCAGCTCCGCCCCCTCCTGCAGGAGTACGGCCGGTTTGCCTACCTTGAAG GCCAGGAATACCGCATGTACAACACATACGATGTCCACTTTTATGCTTCCTTCGCCCTCATCATGCTCTGGCCCAAACTTGAGCTCAGCCTTCAGTATGACATGG CTCTGGCCACTCTCAGGGAGGACCTGACACAGCGGCGGTTCCTGATGAGTGGGGTCACAGCGCCTGTGAAGAGGAGGAACGTCATCCCCCATGATGTTGGGGACCCAG atgACGAGCCATGGCTCCGGATCAATGCGTACGAGATCCACGATACTGGAGACTGGAAGGACCTGAACCTGAAGTTTGTGCTGCAGGTCTATCGGGACTATTACCTGACGGGTGACCAGTGTTTCTTGAGGGACATGTGGCCTGTGTGTCTG GCCGTGATGGAGTCTGAAATGAAGTTTGACAAGGACCACGATGGACTCATTGAGAATGGAGGCTATGCAGACCAAACCTATGATGGATGGGTCACCACAGGCCCCAG TGCTTACTGTGGAGGACTGTGGCTGGCGGCCGTGGCTGTGATGGTCCAGATGGCTGCTCTGTGTGGGGCACAGGAGGCCCAGAATAAGTTTTCTTCCATCCTTAGCCGGGGCCAGGAAGCCTATGATCGGCTGCTGTGGAATG GCCGCTACTACAACTACGACTGCAGCTCTCAGCCTCAGTCCTATAGCATCATGTCTGACCAGTGTGCTGGCCAGTGGTTCCTAAGGGCCAGTGGCCTAGGAGAAGGAGACAGTGAG GTCTTTCCTACCCAACAGGTGGTCCGTGCTCTCCAAACGATCTTCGAGTTCAATGTCCAGGCCTTTGCAGGAGGGGCCATGGGGGCTGTGAATGGCATGCAGCCCCGTGGTGTTCCTGACACATCCAGCATCCAGTCTGATGAAGTCTGGGTGGGTGTGGTCTACGGGCTGGCAGCCACCATGATCCAAGAG gGCCTGACTTGGGAGGGCTTCCGGACAGCTGAAGGCTGCTATCGTACTGTGTGGGAGCGCCTGGGCCTGGCCTTCCAGACTCCTGAGGCGTACTGCCAGCGGCGGGTGTTCCGCTCACTGGCCTACATGCGGCCACTGAGCATCTGGGCCATGCAGCTggccctgcagcagcagcagcaacataaaaaGGCTTCTGGGCCAATATCCAAACGGGCCACAGGACTATGCACCAGGCCCAAACATGGACCAAAGGAAGCCATGGCAAACCCAAGCCCAGAGTGA